Proteins from a single region of Catenulispora acidiphila DSM 44928:
- a CDS encoding DegT/DnrJ/EryC1/StrS family aminotransferase translates to MSPRIPLVDLAAAHAEVAHAVQAGFAEVLATTGFVGGPQVAGFEREYAAFGGVRHCVGVANGTDAVELALRAVGVVAGDEVIVPANTFAATAGAVARIGAKPVFVDCDPATCLIDVPAALAAIGPATKAIVPVHLYGQLAPVEELQAGLAGSAGSAVRIVEDAAQCQGATRLGRTPGSGPGAIAATSFYPGKNLGAYGDGGAVLTDDEDLAAAVRKLGSHGGLVKYAHDIAGVNSRLDALQAVVLRAKLRRLPEWNAARQAAAAYYDKLLAGLDQVTLPTTLPGNEHVWHLYTVQVPERDAVLARLEAEGIGAGIHYPVPLHRTGAFATGASYPHAEHVAAHTLSLPLHPHLMREQQEIVVAALARALSAQPSRP, encoded by the coding sequence ATGAGCCCGCGCATACCCCTGGTCGACCTGGCTGCCGCGCACGCGGAGGTCGCCCACGCGGTCCAAGCCGGGTTCGCCGAGGTGCTGGCCACGACCGGCTTCGTCGGCGGTCCGCAGGTCGCGGGCTTCGAGCGCGAATACGCGGCGTTCGGCGGCGTCCGGCACTGCGTCGGCGTGGCCAACGGCACGGACGCCGTGGAGCTGGCGCTGCGCGCGGTCGGCGTCGTGGCGGGCGATGAGGTGATCGTCCCGGCGAACACCTTCGCGGCGACCGCCGGTGCGGTGGCGCGGATCGGCGCGAAGCCGGTGTTCGTGGACTGCGATCCGGCGACCTGCCTGATCGACGTCCCGGCGGCGCTGGCCGCGATCGGGCCGGCGACCAAGGCGATCGTGCCGGTCCACTTGTACGGGCAGCTCGCGCCGGTCGAGGAGTTGCAGGCCGGGCTCGCCGGCAGTGCCGGCAGTGCCGTCCGCATCGTCGAGGATGCCGCGCAGTGCCAAGGCGCGACGCGCCTGGGCCGGACGCCGGGTTCGGGTCCCGGGGCGATCGCCGCGACGAGCTTCTACCCGGGCAAGAACCTCGGTGCCTATGGAGACGGCGGCGCGGTCCTCACTGATGACGAGGACCTGGCAGCCGCGGTGCGCAAGCTGGGCAGCCACGGCGGCCTGGTCAAGTACGCGCACGACATCGCCGGCGTCAACAGCCGGCTGGACGCGCTGCAGGCCGTGGTCCTGCGCGCCAAACTGCGCCGGCTCCCGGAGTGGAACGCCGCGCGCCAAGCCGCGGCGGCGTACTACGACAAGCTGCTCGCCGGCCTGGACCAGGTCACCCTGCCGACCACGCTGCCCGGCAACGAGCACGTCTGGCACCTGTACACGGTCCAGGTCCCCGAGCGCGACGCCGTCCTGGCCCGGTTGGAAGCCGAGGGCATCGGAGCGGGGATCCACTACCCGGTGCCCCTCCACCGGACCGGCGCGTTCGCCACCGGCGCGTCGTATCCGCACGCCGAACACGTCGCGGCGCACACGCTCTCCCTGCCGCTGCACCCGCATCTGATGCGGGAGCAGCAGGAGATCGTCGTGGCCGCCCTGGCTCGGGCGCTGTCCGCGCAGCCGAGCCGTCCCTAG
- a CDS encoding TetR/AcrR family transcriptional regulator yields MAEVLLAQPGASLAEVAEAAGISRTTLHKHYATRDELVRAVGLRATEIWEQAVDRVADEPGTEAGLRGLLAAMIESGPQLTFLWRNPVLDEDHELTQRYIDVEKRCLSVLNRAQSQGLLAASTPDWWLLQTMFALVYTAAEAVQYGKLAPLDAPDLALGTLLHGVGARESAS; encoded by the coding sequence GTGGCGGAAGTCTTGCTGGCGCAGCCCGGTGCGTCGCTCGCCGAGGTGGCGGAGGCGGCCGGGATCAGCCGCACCACACTTCACAAGCACTACGCGACCCGGGACGAGCTGGTGCGCGCGGTCGGCTTGCGGGCGACGGAGATCTGGGAACAGGCGGTCGATCGGGTCGCGGACGAGCCCGGTACGGAGGCGGGGCTGCGCGGGCTGCTCGCCGCGATGATCGAGAGCGGTCCGCAGCTGACGTTCCTGTGGCGCAACCCCGTCCTCGACGAGGATCACGAACTCACCCAGCGCTACATCGACGTGGAGAAGCGCTGCCTGTCGGTCCTGAATCGGGCGCAGAGTCAGGGCTTGCTCGCGGCTTCCACGCCGGACTGGTGGCTGCTGCAGACGATGTTCGCGCTCGTGTACACGGCGGCGGAAGCCGTGCAGTACGGGAAGCTGGCGCCGCTCGACGCACCTGATCTCGCGCTCGGGACGCTGCTGCACGGAGTCGGCGCGCGGGAATCAGCATCATGA
- a CDS encoding glycosyltransferase family 2 protein, producing MGSVSVVIPCYRYGHFLADCVRSVLDEQPGVDVRVLIIDDASPDDSADKARELAAADPRISVAVHEANKGHIATYNEGLLEWADADYSVLLSADDRLTPGALVRATALLDAHPAVGFVYGHPLTFQDGEPLPPARGADWQSGQWAVRPGLWWLRRRFRTAEGCITSPEVVIRTSVQKRIGGYDPALPHSGDIEMWMRAASVAGVGHIRGADQAYYRRHGANMSTVDFGGQLDDLHQRRAAFESVLVKCGDALPAADTWAADMRRKLARQALRRAVRAYDKGLTNTVPVAELIAFAEDCWPDYRRLPEYAGLRVRKAVGERAMPYLRPLVVSAAVNRGREWMWWQSWRRRGW from the coding sequence ATGGGAAGTGTCAGCGTCGTGATTCCGTGCTACCGGTACGGGCACTTCTTGGCGGACTGCGTGCGCAGCGTTCTGGACGAACAGCCTGGCGTGGATGTGCGGGTCCTGATTATCGACGACGCCTCGCCCGACGACTCGGCCGACAAGGCGCGGGAGTTGGCGGCGGCGGATCCGCGTATTTCGGTGGCGGTGCACGAGGCCAACAAGGGGCACATCGCCACGTACAACGAGGGACTTCTGGAGTGGGCTGACGCGGACTACAGCGTGTTGCTGTCGGCCGATGACCGGCTGACGCCCGGCGCCTTGGTGCGCGCGACGGCACTGCTGGACGCGCATCCTGCGGTCGGCTTCGTCTACGGGCACCCGCTGACCTTCCAGGACGGCGAACCCCTGCCTCCGGCGCGCGGCGCTGACTGGCAGAGCGGACAGTGGGCCGTCCGGCCGGGACTGTGGTGGCTGCGGCGGCGTTTCCGCACGGCGGAGGGCTGCATCACCTCGCCGGAGGTGGTGATCCGAACGTCGGTGCAGAAGCGCATCGGCGGCTACGACCCCGCACTCCCGCACTCGGGCGACATCGAGATGTGGATGCGCGCGGCATCGGTAGCCGGCGTGGGCCACATCCGCGGCGCGGACCAGGCGTACTACCGCCGCCACGGAGCAAACATGTCGACGGTCGACTTCGGCGGCCAACTCGACGACCTCCACCAACGCCGCGCAGCCTTCGAATCAGTCCTGGTGAAATGCGGCGACGCCCTCCCCGCAGCCGACACCTGGGCCGCGGACATGCGCCGAAAGCTGGCCCGCCAGGCACTACGCCGAGCGGTCCGCGCCTATGACAAAGGCCTGACGAACACAGTCCCGGTCGCCGAGCTGATCGCGTTCGCCGAAGACTGCTGGCCGGACTACCGCCGCCTGCCGGAGTACGCAGGCCTGCGCGTGCGCAAGGCGGTCGGCGAGCGAGCGATGCCCTACCTGCGACCGCTGGTGGTCAGCGCGGCCGTGAACCGGGGGCGGGAGTGGATGTGGTGGCAGTCGTGGCGGCGGCGGGGGTGGTAG
- a CDS encoding cytochrome P450 translates to MTNLTQAARFATALYGQRAFTHYLAYVRHEPMAQLATRKGREDPYAIYRQMRQYGPLYRTARGNWSTVSHRVCNTVLRDRRLGVEQDEYLDLSMLGMNPPDHTRLRRLAQPAFSPKTLPTFRARIERTVADLLDRAESPGGSFDLVSAFAAPLPISVITELLGIPDADNREFAEHGATVGSALDGIQSLGQAARFQASQAALHTLFENLFALRRREPADDLISHLIAAEGDQIQPSELEPMVFLLLIAGFETTVNLIGNSTLALLNNPDQWEALRADPENLAPKAVEEALRYDPPVQGTSRLALQDLELEGQHIHQGQRIFTMLAAAGRDPEIYPHPDTFDIARESPADHLAFSSGIHYCIGQPLARMEATIALQTLAERMPKLRITGPVRRRNTTTIRGLRQLVVSAD, encoded by the coding sequence ATGACCAACCTCACTCAAGCAGCAAGATTCGCCACCGCTCTCTACGGACAGCGCGCCTTCACGCACTACCTCGCCTACGTACGACACGAGCCGATGGCGCAGCTCGCCACCCGCAAGGGCCGCGAGGATCCGTACGCGATCTACCGGCAGATGCGCCAGTACGGCCCGCTCTACCGGACGGCGCGCGGCAACTGGTCCACCGTGAGCCACCGCGTCTGCAACACGGTGCTGCGCGACCGGCGGCTCGGCGTCGAGCAGGACGAGTATCTGGACCTGTCCATGCTCGGCATGAACCCGCCGGACCACACCAGGCTCCGCCGCCTCGCCCAGCCCGCCTTCAGCCCCAAGACCCTGCCGACCTTCCGCGCGCGCATCGAGCGCACCGTCGCCGACCTCCTCGACCGCGCGGAGTCCCCCGGCGGCAGCTTCGATCTGGTCAGCGCATTCGCCGCACCCCTCCCCATCAGCGTCATCACCGAACTCCTCGGCATCCCCGACGCCGACAACCGCGAATTCGCCGAACACGGCGCCACCGTCGGCAGCGCCCTCGACGGCATCCAGTCCCTCGGCCAAGCAGCCCGCTTCCAAGCCTCCCAAGCCGCACTGCACACCCTCTTCGAGAACCTCTTCGCCCTCCGCCGCCGCGAACCGGCCGACGACCTCATCAGCCACCTGATCGCCGCCGAAGGCGACCAAATCCAGCCCAGCGAACTCGAACCGATGGTCTTCCTCCTCCTGATCGCCGGCTTCGAGACAACAGTCAACCTCATCGGCAACAGCACCCTCGCCCTCCTGAACAACCCCGACCAATGGGAAGCCCTCCGCGCAGACCCCGAAAACCTCGCACCCAAAGCAGTCGAGGAAGCACTCCGCTACGACCCCCCAGTCCAAGGCACAAGCCGCCTAGCCCTCCAGGACCTAGAACTAGAAGGCCAGCACATCCACCAAGGCCAACGCATCTTCACCATGCTCGCCGCAGCCGGCCGCGACCCCGAGATCTACCCCCACCCCGACACCTTCGACATCGCACGCGAATCCCCCGCCGACCACCTAGCCTTCTCCAGCGGCATCCACTACTGCATAGGCCAACCCCTAGCCCGCATGGAGGCAACAATCGCACTGCAGACGCTCGCCGAGCGCATGCCCAAACTCAGAATCACCGGCCCAGTCCGCCGCCGGAACACGACCACGATCAGAGGCCTGCGACAGCTGGTGGTGAGCGCGGATTGA
- a CDS encoding DUF4082 domain-containing protein, whose amino-acid sequence MAHNRIFRGLRQSAYATVAVAVASVVTVWGVAQPAHAAACANAVACENQQTTGVQDLTDGAGNLATYTSAYGDIQGFSTTQSVLPGGTISMKVKSPTQYAVEVDRLGYYAGKGSRTMSWSMNTSSGTYPANYSGETLPACDSDKPTGLVDCGNWATTVQIQVPSTAVSGIYIVGLEQWDNTDALIGYMPVPVVVREPDNAAHHSDIVVQTSDQTWQAYNTFGGQDVYVGNGPAPDGRAYRVSYNRPLPDIGQNGVFGSEFALLYWLEENGYDVSYISGLDATTDPASVSNHKVFISSGHDEYWNQAQWNNVMAARHAGQNQIFMSGNEVFWRTRLENSIDGSNTPNRTMTTYKMTKLYGTTPVDGIPDPTGQWTGTWMDAHGVGTGAAPEDQLTGTLFSVNANQYSPITFSSQYANLRVWRHTSVASLMNGSESTPYGLLGYEWDSDFADSTRPAGEIDLSSTTLTVDQLRTDYGNDYSTGQATHSLVEFRDQTSHALVFGTATVQWSWGLSNLHTDNTGVANPPNPPNQSTTVDRDVQQATMNMLADEGEQPTTPQSGMVTGTALPAGTPGPTTTVSTPSSGTTVQVLKPLTATGTASPTSGTVVARVEVSVDGGTTWKAANTTQTVGGSVSWSYAWTPTTMGTAQIQVRAEDDNADIGATRSVSLTVGPQICPCVIFPSTASPAHADSGDGTSVEVGTKFKTSTAGNITGVRFYQSPTNTGSHVASLWTSNGILLGSTPASTATVTQPGWQTLNFTTPISIRANTTYVVSYHAPVGHYAADAGYFTSGGAGQAPIQAQQSTASSLNGVYSYAGSTTFPNNSFNDTNYWVDPVFDNTGIPTTPPKMTSTTPGSGATAVSPTTQISASFSAQMDPTTATFTVKDGTGTAVPGSVSYTSATNTIVFTPDSPLALSTGYTASIMADDAYGNAMSAPGTWTFTTAATMPAPSCPCTLWPTSTVPVTADSGDHNSVELGVKFSSSVAGNVTGLRFYKSAANTGTHTGTLWSATGQQLATGTFTGESASGWQTLTFATPVSIAANTQYVVSYHAASGHYAADAGYFTNPHNYYPLTAAAGTNGVYSYGTATTFPSNTYNGTNYWVDPVFQTTAPAQNPAASPLTSPSARVSGGRATGAPSTAATPSTNKITLREDPVMDPAHPITTVLPPTADPASVRMTVVTAAPVPGQEWQAGTVMPGYVTFDPKTHIVAFHPSGLLPRNASYRVTVTANVDNDDPTPPLTWVIAPTIVRGGTSGLPGQGTPVGVAPGVLPAPSYGSRSSKPGVK is encoded by the coding sequence ATGGCGCACAACAGAATCTTCAGAGGGCTGAGACAGTCTGCCTATGCGACGGTCGCGGTGGCGGTCGCCTCCGTGGTGACCGTGTGGGGCGTGGCGCAGCCGGCGCACGCTGCGGCGTGCGCCAATGCGGTGGCGTGCGAGAACCAGCAGACCACCGGTGTGCAGGATCTGACGGACGGTGCGGGAAACCTGGCCACGTACACCAGTGCCTACGGGGACATCCAGGGATTCTCCACCACCCAGAGCGTGCTGCCGGGCGGCACGATCTCGATGAAGGTGAAGTCCCCGACGCAGTACGCGGTCGAGGTCGACCGCCTCGGGTACTACGCGGGCAAGGGCTCCCGGACGATGTCGTGGAGCATGAACACCTCGTCGGGGACGTACCCGGCGAACTACAGCGGCGAGACCCTGCCGGCGTGTGACAGCGACAAGCCCACCGGGCTGGTGGACTGCGGCAACTGGGCGACCACGGTGCAGATCCAGGTCCCTTCGACCGCAGTGTCAGGGATCTACATCGTCGGTCTGGAGCAGTGGGACAACACCGACGCGCTGATCGGCTACATGCCGGTGCCGGTCGTGGTCCGGGAGCCGGACAACGCCGCGCACCACAGCGACATCGTGGTACAGACCTCCGACCAGACCTGGCAGGCCTACAACACCTTCGGCGGCCAGGACGTGTACGTCGGCAACGGTCCGGCGCCCGACGGCCGCGCGTACCGGGTCAGCTACAACAGACCCCTGCCGGACATCGGGCAGAACGGTGTCTTCGGCTCGGAGTTCGCGCTGCTCTACTGGCTGGAGGAGAACGGCTACGACGTCAGCTACATCTCCGGCCTCGACGCGACCACCGATCCGGCGTCGGTGAGCAACCACAAGGTGTTCATCTCCTCGGGCCACGATGAGTACTGGAACCAGGCCCAGTGGAACAACGTCATGGCGGCGCGGCATGCCGGACAGAACCAGATCTTCATGTCCGGCAACGAGGTGTTCTGGCGGACCCGTCTCGAGAACAGCATCGACGGGTCGAACACGCCGAACCGCACCATGACCACGTACAAGATGACGAAGCTGTACGGGACCACTCCGGTGGACGGAATCCCTGACCCCACGGGGCAGTGGACCGGAACCTGGATGGACGCGCACGGCGTGGGGACCGGCGCGGCGCCAGAGGACCAACTGACCGGCACGCTGTTCTCCGTCAACGCGAATCAGTACTCGCCGATTACGTTCTCGTCGCAGTACGCGAACCTGCGCGTCTGGCGGCACACGTCGGTCGCCAGCCTGATGAACGGCTCGGAGAGCACGCCGTACGGTCTGCTCGGCTATGAGTGGGACTCCGACTTCGCCGACTCCACCAGGCCTGCGGGGGAGATCGACCTGTCCTCGACGACGCTGACCGTCGACCAGCTGCGCACCGACTACGGCAACGACTACTCGACGGGACAGGCCACGCACAGCCTGGTGGAGTTCCGCGACCAGACGTCGCACGCGCTGGTGTTCGGCACGGCCACGGTCCAGTGGTCCTGGGGTCTGTCGAACCTGCACACCGACAACACCGGCGTCGCCAACCCGCCCAACCCGCCGAACCAGAGCACCACGGTGGACCGGGACGTCCAGCAGGCGACCATGAACATGCTCGCCGACGAGGGAGAGCAGCCGACCACGCCGCAGAGCGGGATGGTCACCGGGACCGCGCTGCCGGCGGGCACGCCGGGTCCGACGACGACGGTGTCCACTCCCTCCTCCGGCACGACGGTGCAGGTGCTCAAGCCGCTGACGGCGACCGGCACGGCGTCGCCGACGTCCGGGACCGTGGTGGCGCGCGTCGAGGTCTCGGTGGACGGCGGCACGACGTGGAAGGCCGCGAATACGACGCAGACCGTCGGCGGATCGGTGTCGTGGAGCTACGCCTGGACCCCGACCACGATGGGCACGGCGCAGATCCAGGTGCGCGCCGAGGACGACAACGCGGACATAGGAGCCACGCGATCGGTCAGCCTGACCGTCGGGCCGCAGATCTGCCCCTGCGTGATCTTCCCGTCCACGGCCTCGCCGGCGCACGCGGACAGCGGCGACGGCACCTCGGTCGAGGTGGGGACGAAGTTCAAGACCTCGACCGCGGGCAACATCACCGGCGTCCGCTTCTATCAAAGCCCGACGAACACCGGCTCCCATGTGGCGAGCCTGTGGACGTCCAACGGGATTCTGCTGGGATCCACGCCGGCTTCGACCGCGACGGTGACGCAGCCCGGCTGGCAGACGCTGAACTTCACCACGCCGATCTCGATCAGGGCCAACACGACTTATGTCGTGTCCTACCACGCGCCGGTCGGGCACTACGCGGCCGATGCGGGGTACTTCACGTCCGGTGGGGCGGGGCAGGCGCCAATCCAGGCGCAGCAGTCGACGGCGTCCAGCTTGAACGGCGTCTACTCCTACGCCGGGTCGACGACCTTCCCCAACAACTCCTTCAACGACACCAACTACTGGGTGGACCCGGTGTTCGACAACACCGGGATCCCGACGACGCCGCCGAAGATGACCTCGACGACGCCGGGTTCGGGGGCGACGGCGGTCTCGCCGACGACGCAGATCTCGGCGTCGTTCAGCGCCCAGATGGATCCGACGACGGCGACCTTCACGGTGAAGGACGGGACGGGGACCGCGGTGCCCGGGTCCGTCAGCTACACGTCGGCGACGAACACGATCGTGTTCACGCCCGACAGCCCGTTGGCGCTGAGCACCGGGTACACGGCGTCGATCATGGCGGACGACGCGTACGGCAACGCCATGAGCGCGCCGGGGACGTGGACGTTCACCACCGCCGCCACGATGCCGGCGCCGTCGTGCCCCTGCACGCTGTGGCCGACGTCCACGGTGCCGGTCACGGCCGATTCCGGGGACCACAACTCGGTGGAGCTCGGGGTGAAGTTCTCCTCGTCGGTCGCGGGGAACGTGACCGGGCTGCGGTTCTATAAGAGTGCTGCGAACACCGGGACGCACACCGGCACGTTGTGGAGCGCGACCGGACAGCAGCTCGCGACCGGGACGTTCACCGGCGAGAGCGCGAGCGGCTGGCAGACGCTGACGTTCGCCACGCCGGTGTCGATCGCGGCGAACACGCAGTATGTGGTGTCCTACCACGCGGCGTCCGGGCACTACGCGGCCGACGCCGGGTACTTCACCAACCCGCACAACTACTATCCGCTCACCGCGGCGGCCGGCACGAACGGGGTCTACTCCTACGGGACGGCGACCACGTTCCCGAGCAACACCTACAACGGCACGAACTACTGGGTGGATCCGGTCTTCCAGACCACCGCGCCGGCGCAGAACCCGGCGGCATCGCCCCTGACGAGCCCGAGCGCGCGCGTCAGCGGCGGCCGGGCGACGGGAGCGCCGTCGACGGCGGCGACGCCCTCGACCAACAAGATCACGCTGCGCGAAGACCCGGTGATGGATCCCGCGCACCCGATCACCACGGTGCTCCCGCCGACGGCCGACCCGGCCTCGGTGCGGATGACCGTGGTCACGGCGGCGCCGGTCCCGGGGCAGGAGTGGCAGGCCGGGACGGTCATGCCGGGCTACGTGACCTTCGATCCGAAGACGCACATCGTCGCCTTCCATCCCTCGGGTCTGCTGCCACGGAACGCGTCCTACCGGGTGACGGTGACCGCGAACGTCGACAACGACGATCCGACACCGCCGCTGACCTGGGTGATCGCGCCGACGATCGTGCGCGGCGGAACCTCGGGGCTGCCGGGGCAGGGGACGCCGGTGGGCGTGGCGCCGGGCGTGCTGCCGGCGCCGTCGTATGGGAGCCGGAGCAGTAAGCCGGGGGTGAAGTAG
- a CDS encoding O-antigen ligase family protein, with translation MSAPAPPRLRRSTAGHSNALAVTRHHDLVHPDAKPSRWDAASVLTVYATLVMLAPATQTVANLGALGAPATVFSVLAFMWFLAGRLTGRLSLDPGSSSVRKAMCVLATAFTLSYICLSGRSASPLETQAADRALILMLIWCGLVVVASAGITKRDRLETLLRRLVLLGTVVAVIGIFEFFSGWQLTEHVIIPGLATNVDPAATGARGGHLRAQATTTQPLEFGAVIAVHLPFALQQAGDAKRWGTGLRNKLRRYGPVTVMVISLPMTVSRTAIIGLVVVLAVLMPSWPKQRRRPAYLMTVVGAAAVRVLVPGLLGTILVLFSSASGNSDNSSQARTKDYAGVTPYIKQRLWFGRGPSTFIPSLYRYTDNYYLLALVEVGLVGLLAVLVIYFTGIRAGRLGRKLSVDEPYRDLGQCFAATFAVMLFISATFDTLSFPMLSGLLFLLFGCSGAYLGIARSEAAARAQAGAA, from the coding sequence GTGAGCGCCCCGGCGCCCCCGCGCCTGCGCCGTTCCACCGCGGGCCACAGCAACGCCCTGGCGGTGACCCGGCACCACGACCTCGTGCACCCCGACGCCAAGCCCTCCCGCTGGGACGCGGCCTCGGTCCTGACCGTCTACGCCACCCTGGTGATGCTGGCTCCGGCCACCCAGACCGTCGCCAACCTCGGCGCGCTGGGCGCACCGGCGACCGTCTTCTCGGTCCTGGCCTTCATGTGGTTTCTGGCCGGACGCCTCACCGGACGGCTGTCCCTGGACCCGGGTTCGAGCTCGGTCCGCAAGGCGATGTGCGTCCTGGCCACCGCCTTCACCCTGTCCTACATCTGCCTGTCCGGCCGCTCGGCCAGCCCTCTGGAGACGCAGGCTGCTGACAGGGCCCTGATCCTCATGCTGATCTGGTGCGGATTGGTGGTCGTGGCCTCCGCCGGGATCACGAAGCGGGACCGCCTCGAAACGCTGCTGCGCCGCCTGGTCCTGCTCGGCACGGTCGTGGCCGTGATCGGCATCTTCGAGTTCTTCTCCGGCTGGCAGCTGACCGAGCACGTCATCATCCCGGGACTGGCGACCAACGTCGACCCGGCCGCGACCGGAGCACGCGGCGGCCACCTGCGTGCGCAGGCGACCACGACGCAGCCGCTGGAGTTCGGCGCGGTGATCGCGGTCCACCTGCCCTTCGCCCTGCAGCAAGCCGGGGACGCCAAGCGCTGGGGCACAGGGCTGCGGAACAAGCTGCGCCGCTACGGCCCGGTGACGGTCATGGTCATCAGCCTCCCGATGACGGTGTCCCGCACCGCGATCATCGGCCTGGTCGTGGTCCTGGCGGTGCTGATGCCCTCCTGGCCCAAGCAGCGGCGCCGTCCGGCCTACCTCATGACGGTGGTCGGAGCCGCCGCCGTCCGGGTCCTCGTCCCGGGCTTGCTCGGCACGATCCTGGTGCTGTTCTCCTCGGCGTCCGGCAACTCCGACAACAGCTCGCAGGCGCGCACGAAGGACTACGCGGGCGTCACGCCGTATATCAAACAACGACTATGGTTCGGCCGCGGTCCGTCGACCTTCATCCCGAGCCTCTACCGCTACACCGACAACTACTACCTGCTCGCGCTGGTCGAGGTCGGCCTCGTCGGCCTGCTGGCCGTGCTGGTCATCTACTTCACCGGCATCCGCGCCGGACGGTTGGGGCGGAAGCTGAGCGTGGACGAGCCGTATCGCGACCTCGGACAGTGCTTCGCCGCGACGTTCGCGGTGATGCTCTTCATCAGCGCCACCTTCGACACGCTGAGCTTCCCGATGCTCAGCGGATTGCTCTTCCTCCTGTTCGGGTGTTCGGGTGCTTATTTAGGCATCGCACGCTCCGAAGCCGCCGCGAGAGCCCAGGCAGGTGCCGCATGA
- a CDS encoding oligosaccharide flippase family protein — protein MSQSQNIPDADSEAAPGGAPEGAPEGIPEAAPESLGDRVRSAAKWSLINTLLIRIGTFATGVILARGALTPRDWGLYAVGGVAQAVLLSFNELGVSLAVVRWDRDPRSFAPTVVTLATASSTALYVGLWFLAHDIAIMLGSPDATGVLRILCFAVVVDGVACVPNAVLMREFRQRARLTIDLLTFVVSSGLTLLLAFRGWGASSFAWGGVAGVMVALIGCGIAAPGYLRPGWDRQVARELVRYGAPLAGASLFVLATMNTDSAVVGATLGPVALGLYRVAFTMSSWPVRAISETARRVSFAGFSRAAVSAQTLTDGFTSGLSPLLIASVPACALLAALPGPIIRSVYGDQWTGAAGALRYLAILGLLRIIFELCYDFMVAAGRSRALLTVQALWLAALIPALIFGAHHNGISGVGAGHIVVAAGVIGPAYVLTLRAVGIHPLRIAAVTWRPVLGGGVVVAVAVAVNRVAGNSDIALAGACFAAMAAYVPVAVPASAMRQVWGRVSSRFGRRSTVLPPSVIADERLTSGESASV, from the coding sequence ATGAGCCAGTCGCAGAACATCCCTGACGCTGATTCGGAAGCCGCTCCAGGAGGCGCTCCAGAGGGTGCCCCGGAAGGCATCCCGGAGGCCGCTCCCGAATCGCTCGGCGACCGGGTCCGCTCCGCCGCCAAGTGGAGCCTCATCAACACCCTGCTGATCCGCATCGGCACGTTCGCCACCGGCGTGATCCTGGCGCGCGGGGCGCTGACGCCGCGCGACTGGGGACTGTACGCGGTCGGCGGCGTCGCGCAAGCGGTGTTGTTGTCGTTCAACGAGTTGGGCGTCAGCCTGGCTGTGGTGCGCTGGGATCGCGACCCGCGCTCGTTCGCGCCGACGGTGGTCACGCTCGCGACGGCCTCCAGCACGGCGTTGTATGTCGGGCTGTGGTTCCTGGCCCACGACATCGCCATCATGCTGGGCTCGCCGGACGCGACCGGCGTCCTGCGGATCCTGTGCTTCGCGGTGGTCGTGGACGGCGTGGCGTGCGTCCCGAACGCGGTGCTGATGCGCGAGTTCCGGCAGCGGGCGCGGCTGACGATCGACTTGCTGACGTTCGTCGTCAGCTCCGGGCTGACGCTGCTGCTGGCGTTCCGCGGGTGGGGCGCGTCCAGCTTCGCCTGGGGTGGCGTGGCGGGGGTGATGGTCGCGCTGATCGGGTGCGGCATCGCGGCTCCCGGCTACCTGCGTCCGGGCTGGGATCGTCAGGTCGCCCGCGAACTGGTCCGGTACGGTGCGCCGCTCGCCGGCGCGAGTCTGTTCGTGCTGGCGACGATGAACACCGATAGCGCGGTCGTCGGCGCGACGCTCGGTCCGGTGGCGCTGGGCTTGTATCGGGTGGCGTTCACGATGTCGAGCTGGCCGGTCCGGGCGATCTCCGAGACGGCACGGCGCGTGTCCTTCGCGGGATTCTCGCGCGCAGCCGTCTCCGCCCAAACGCTCACCGACGGGTTCACCAGCGGTCTGTCCCCGCTGCTCATCGCCTCGGTCCCAGCCTGCGCACTCCTGGCAGCGCTGCCGGGTCCGATCATCCGGTCGGTCTACGGCGATCAGTGGACAGGCGCCGCCGGAGCCTTGCGCTACCTGGCGATTCTCGGCTTGCTCAGGATCATCTTCGAGCTCTGTTACGACTTCATGGTCGCCGCCGGTCGCTCGCGAGCGCTCCTGACGGTCCAAGCCCTGTGGCTGGCCGCGCTGATCCCCGCGCTCATCTTCGGCGCGCATCACAACGGGATCAGCGGTGTCGGCGCCGGGCACATCGTGGTCGCGGCGGGCGTCATCGGACCCGCGTACGTCCTCACGCTGCGCGCGGTGGGCATCCATCCGCTCCGCATCGCGGCGGTGACGTGGCGACCGGTGCTGGGCGGTGGTGTCGTCGTGGCGGTCGCCGTCGCGGTGAACCGCGTCGCGGGCAACTCCGATATCGCGCTCGCTGGGGCGTGCTTCGCGGCGATGGCTGCGTACGTGCCGGTCGCGGTGCCGGCGTCGGCGATGCGGCAGGTGTGGGGCAGGGTGAGTTCGCGGTTCGGTCGGCGGTCGACCGTGCTGCCGCCCTCCGTGATCGCTGATGAACGGCTCACTTCTGGGGAGTCGGCTTCGGTTTGA